In Vigna angularis cultivar LongXiaoDou No.4 chromosome 8, ASM1680809v1, whole genome shotgun sequence, one DNA window encodes the following:
- the LOC128193774 gene encoding receptor-like protein EIX2, with translation MSQNKFSGEIPSSMGSLLELQVLLLRSNNLTGKIPSILKNCTQLVMVDIAENRLSGSIPNWIGNELSQLQFLSLRSNYFRGSLPLQICYLKSIQLLDLSQNNLSGEIPTCIKNFSSMAQMTSLRDYQSHYYLVNTSFSSGDYSYDLNAILMWKGSEQMFTDMGLSLLKSIDFSSNQLSGEIPKEIEGLFGLVSLNLSRNQLTGKIPSNVGKLTSLEFLDLSQNQLVGSIPSSLAQIDRLTLLDLSHNYLSGKIPIGTQLQSFDASKYEDNTDLCGLPLEKLCIDGEPRQQPIVKFQEDGVFNHEYYISMTIGFAISFWGVFGSILILHSWRHAYFKFLNNLGDTLYVMTTVKVFRICYKT, from the coding sequence ATGAGTCAGAACAAGTTTTCAGGAGAGATTCCTTCTTCAATGGGATCACTCCTTGAACTTCAAGTTTTGTTATTGAGAAGCAATAATTTAACAGGTAAAATCCCTTCCATCTTGAAGAATTGCACACAGTTGGTGATGGTAGACATAGCAGAAAATAGATTATCAGGATCTATCCCAAATTGGATCGGGAACGAATTATCGCAGTTGCAATTTTTAAGCTTAAGAAGCAACTATTTCCGTGGGAGTTTACCGTTACAAATTTGCTATCTAAAAAGCATTCAACTCTTAGATCTCTCGCAAAACAATCTATCTGGAGAAATTCCTACATGCATAAAAAACTTTTCCTCAATGGCTCAAATGACTTCTTTGAGAGATTATCAAAGTCATTATTATTTGGTCAACACTAGTTTTAGCTCAGGTGACTATTCATATGATTTGAATGCAATCTTGATGTGGAAAGGTTCAGAACAAATGTTCACAGACATGGGATTATCACTTTTAAAAAGCATTGATTTCTCCAGCAATCAATTATCAGGAGAAattccaaaagaaatagagggtTTATTTGGATTGGTGTCATTGAATTTATCAAGAAACCAATTGACAGGAAAAATTCCTTCAAACGTTGGAAAGTTAACATCACTTGAATTTCTTGATTTGTCACAAAACCAACTTGTTGGTTCTATTCCTTCAAGTCTTGCTCAAATTGATCGACTCACTCTGTTAGATTTGTCACATAATTATTTATCTGGAAAAATTCCAATTGGCACACAATTACAGAGTTTCGATGCATCAAAATATGAAGATAATACCGATCTTTGTGGACTACCATTAGAGAAATTGTGTATTGATGGAGAACCAAGACAACAACCAATTGTTAAATTTCAAGAGGATGGGGTTTTCAAtcatgaatattatataagtatGACAATTGGTTTTGCTATAAGCTTTTGGGGAGTGTTTGGCTCAATCTTAATACTACATTCTTGGCGTCATGCATATTTCAAGTTCTTAAATAATTTAGGAGACACTCTTTATGTCATGACAACAGTGAAAGTTTTCAGAATCTGCTACAAAACATAG